In the genome of Persephonella sp. KM09-Lau-8, one region contains:
- the lptA gene encoding lipopolysaccharide transport periplasmic protein LptA → MLRFLLAFFILVGTTYAETTEGKKQIPIVIEADTLNYSKKDNLLIYKGNVIVKKEDFILHSDTLKILLDQKGDISRIIAIGHVHFKKGNRTGKSDKAEYFKDKNYIILTGNAQLQQNNNIIEGEKIVYYLDTEKAEVVGQKKRVRTIFFPKEEKGEK, encoded by the coding sequence ATGCTGAGATTTCTTTTAGCTTTCTTCATACTGGTAGGAACAACCTACGCAGAAACTACAGAAGGAAAAAAACAGATTCCGATTGTTATAGAGGCTGATACCCTTAATTATTCTAAAAAAGATAATCTGCTTATATATAAAGGAAATGTTATTGTTAAAAAAGAAGACTTTATTCTGCACTCAGATACATTAAAAATACTTTTAGATCAAAAAGGAGACATAAGTCGAATAATAGCCATAGGACATGTTCATTTTAAAAAAGGGAACAGAACAGGAAAAAGTGATAAGGCAGAATATTTTAAGGATAAAAATTACATAATACTGACAGGTAATGCCCAGTTGCAGCAAAACAATAACATAATTGAAGGGGAGAAAATCGTATACTATCTGGATACAGAAAAGGCGGAAGTAGTTGGTCAGAAGAAAAGAGTCAGAACAATATTCTTCCCTAAAGAAGAGAAAGGGGAGAAATAA
- the lptC gene encoding LPS export ABC transporter periplasmic protein LptC produces the protein MKNKILLYTAILFVILILFSQITQIFTGIEISKLKPVQGKIENFILVGVNSDRYILTGKSMLELQNRILIDDFNLKYKKNNEDIIINSDKATYHKRKKFLDLFQNVKITTGEMKLYTDKLRILVNERRAYNTTKVRLESDNMETFGENIFINLKKEDMKLENVKTIYRGS, from the coding sequence GTGAAAAATAAAATACTGCTTTACACTGCTATTTTATTCGTCATTTTAATTCTTTTTTCCCAGATCACTCAGATTTTTACAGGAATAGAAATCTCAAAGTTAAAACCTGTTCAGGGAAAAATAGAAAATTTTATCCTTGTGGGTGTTAATTCGGATAGATATATATTAACTGGTAAAAGTATGTTAGAACTTCAAAACAGAATACTTATAGATGATTTCAACCTGAAATACAAAAAAAATAATGAAGACATAATCATAAACTCAGATAAAGCAACCTATCATAAAAGAAAAAAATTCCTTGATCTATTTCAGAATGTTAAAATAACAACAGGGGAAATGAAGTTATACACAGATAAGTTAAGAATTCTTGTTAATGAACGAAGAGCTTATAATACAACAAAAGTAAGGCTGGAATCTGATAATATGGAAACTTTTGGGGAGAATATCTTTATAAATTTAAAAAAAGAAGATATGAAACTGGAAAATGTAAAAACAATATATAGAGGTTCATAA
- the hemA gene encoding glutamyl-tRNA reductase gives MEIFATGLNYKTAPVEIREKLAITEDMYPDILSKINQIPTIYESCILSTCNRVEIYGITDDIQTSYNEVLKIFSSYSGIKIDELKKYVFLYTDKEAIKHIFSVSSSIDSMVIGEPQIVCQFKDAFSKSREQKTVKHIMTRLFDKAMNVSKKIRTSTGISRRAVSISYAAIELAKKIFGDLSDKNVLLLGAGEMAELAARHLASSGVKHIFVSNRTFEKAVQLADEFGGSAIRFNKLFEFLPEADIIIVSTGAKEPILRKEHFKSIEKQRQGKPVFIIDISVPRNVADDVNDLENVFLYNIDDLKTVVDKNLEERKIAAESAKLLIEEEVAKFDRWLKQLKVNPVISKVRNYADEIRETQLERLFRDMPYLNEKERENIDLAVRAIINKLLHRPTMYIKDKAAKENSELYIEIFEDMFSSRWDLRRKHNNKTHSKKGKGSEK, from the coding sequence ATGGAAATTTTTGCAACAGGATTAAACTACAAAACTGCTCCAGTTGAAATAAGGGAAAAGTTGGCCATCACAGAGGATATGTATCCTGATATCCTTTCAAAAATAAATCAGATTCCTACAATTTATGAAAGTTGTATTTTATCCACATGTAACAGAGTTGAAATATACGGAATAACAGATGATATACAGACTTCTTATAATGAAGTGCTTAAAATCTTTTCATCCTACTCAGGAATAAAAATAGATGAACTTAAAAAATATGTATTCCTGTATACTGACAAAGAAGCTATCAAACATATATTCAGTGTTTCTTCCAGTATAGATTCTATGGTGATTGGAGAACCTCAAATCGTCTGCCAGTTTAAAGATGCATTTTCAAAATCCAGAGAGCAAAAAACAGTTAAACATATTATGACAAGGCTTTTTGATAAAGCAATGAATGTTTCCAAAAAAATCAGAACTTCCACTGGCATAAGTAGAAGGGCCGTTTCAATAAGTTATGCAGCCATTGAACTCGCTAAAAAAATATTTGGGGATTTATCAGATAAAAATGTTCTTCTTCTTGGTGCCGGAGAAATGGCCGAGCTTGCTGCAAGACATCTGGCATCTTCAGGTGTAAAACATATTTTTGTTTCAAACAGAACCTTTGAAAAGGCTGTTCAACTTGCAGATGAATTCGGCGGTTCAGCAATAAGATTTAACAAACTGTTTGAATTTCTCCCTGAAGCAGATATTATCATTGTCTCAACAGGTGCAAAAGAGCCTATTCTCAGGAAAGAGCATTTCAAATCTATTGAAAAGCAACGTCAGGGAAAACCTGTATTTATTATAGATATATCCGTTCCAAGAAATGTGGCAGATGACGTTAATGATCTGGAAAATGTATTTTTATACAATATAGATGACCTTAAAACAGTAGTGGACAAAAATCTTGAAGAAAGGAAAATAGCAGCAGAAAGTGCAAAGCTACTGATTGAAGAAGAGGTCGCTAAATTTGATAGATGGCTAAAACAACTAAAGGTAAATCCTGTAATCTCAAAAGTCAGAAACTACGCAGATGAAATTAGAGAAACACAGCTTGAGAGACTTTTCAGGGATATGCCATATCTAAATGAAAAAGAAAGGGAAAATATAGACCTTGCGGTCAGGGCTATTATCAATAAACTCCTTCACCGCCCTACAATGTATATAAAAGACAAAGCAGCAAAAGAAAATAGTGAACTTTACATAGAGATATTTGAAGACATGTTCAGCTCAAGATGGGATTTAAGAAGAAAGCATAACAATAAGACCCATTCAAAAAAAGGAAAAGGCAGTGAAAAATAA
- a CDS encoding sodium-dependent transporter, which yields MIKREHWGSRIGLILAVAGNAIGLGNFLRFPVQAADNGGGAFMIPYMISLLLLGIPLLWIEWALGRYGGAKGHGTAVAVFDYMWKNPVAKYLGFLGVLIPLIVVVYYTYIESWTLLYSLSSLIDSLPSTPMTDGVENYLKPFENFLVEKIGLNSESSIFLMPPLETYIFFLITLLMNLYILYRGVSAGIEKVAKFAMPAIFIMAIILMVRVFTLTSPDGRNFLDGLGFLWNPDFSALSNPKVWLAAAGQVFFTLSVGFGAILTYASYIKPKDDIALNGLAGASVNEFAEVILGGSIAITASVIFFGIAGTELIASKGAFNLGFMSLPAIFANIPFGQFFSFIWFLLLFFAGITSSIALSQPAIAFLEDELGFSRQKAVFSLGAFLFITAHIPIFIKGALDELDFWVGTFGLVIFALLEAVLFFWIYDSKKAWQELTRDNDIKIPDIFYYIMKYVAPGLLLVILGFWAVEKLPEKLSQSSAGIWIARGFILAVLILGIVLIKIAWSRRNERASA from the coding sequence ATGATAAAAAGAGAGCACTGGGGCAGTAGGATAGGGCTTATCCTTGCTGTTGCCGGTAATGCAATAGGGCTTGGAAATTTTTTAAGATTTCCTGTTCAGGCTGCGGATAACGGCGGTGGAGCTTTTATGATTCCATATATGATTTCTCTGCTTTTACTGGGTATTCCACTACTCTGGATTGAGTGGGCTCTTGGAAGATATGGTGGAGCAAAAGGTCATGGAACAGCAGTAGCAGTTTTTGATTATATGTGGAAAAACCCAGTAGCCAAATATCTGGGATTTTTAGGAGTTTTGATTCCTCTAATAGTTGTTGTTTATTACACCTATATTGAATCCTGGACATTGCTATATAGTCTTTCCAGTTTGATAGATAGTCTACCTTCAACACCTATGACAGATGGCGTTGAAAATTATCTGAAACCTTTTGAAAACTTTCTTGTGGAAAAAATAGGTCTTAATTCTGAAAGTTCTATTTTCCTGATGCCACCTTTGGAAACATACATATTTTTTCTAATTACTCTTCTTATGAATCTTTATATCCTGTATAGAGGAGTTAGTGCAGGTATTGAAAAGGTTGCCAAATTTGCAATGCCTGCAATATTTATTATGGCAATTATACTCATGGTTAGGGTTTTCACTCTCACTTCTCCAGATGGAAGAAATTTTTTAGATGGTCTTGGATTTTTATGGAATCCTGATTTTTCAGCATTATCTAATCCAAAGGTATGGCTTGCAGCTGCAGGACAGGTATTTTTCACCCTTAGTGTTGGATTTGGAGCAATACTGACTTATGCATCATACATAAAACCAAAGGATGATATTGCTCTTAACGGACTGGCAGGTGCTTCTGTTAACGAATTTGCTGAGGTTATTCTGGGAGGCTCTATTGCAATTACCGCATCGGTGATTTTCTTTGGTATAGCAGGCACAGAACTTATTGCAAGTAAAGGAGCATTTAATCTGGGATTTATGAGCTTACCGGCAATATTTGCCAATATACCTTTTGGTCAGTTTTTCAGCTTTATATGGTTTTTACTACTATTTTTTGCAGGAATTACCTCTTCTATTGCCCTTAGTCAGCCTGCAATAGCATTTCTGGAAGATGAGCTGGGATTTTCAAGACAGAAGGCGGTGTTCTCACTGGGGGCGTTTTTGTTTATAACAGCCCATATACCTATTTTTATAAAAGGAGCTCTTGATGAACTTGATTTCTGGGTAGGAACTTTTGGCCTTGTGATTTTTGCCCTTTTGGAAGCTGTTTTATTCTTCTGGATTTATGATTCTAAAAAAGCATGGCAGGAACTTACAAGGGATAATGATATTAAAATACCGGATATTTTCTATTACATTATGAAATATGTAGCTCCTGGATTGTTACTGGTGATACTTGGTTTCTGGGCTGTTGAAAAACTACCTGAAAAACTTTCCCAATCCAGCGCAGGAATATGGATAGCAAGAGGTTTTATACTTGCTGTTCTCATATTAGGAATTGTTTTAATAAAAATAGCCTGGAGTAGAAGAAATGAAAGAGCATCTGCTTAA
- the ndk gene encoding nucleoside-diphosphate kinase, with protein MAVERTLMLIKPDAVKKGVEGKIIAHVQEKGFKLVALKKLKLTKEQAAQFYIVHKERPFYEELCEFMSSGPIVAMVWEGENAIERIREIMGATNPEEAAEGTLRKLYGTNIGENAVHGSDSKESADYEIPFFFSRLEIVE; from the coding sequence ATGGCAGTAGAAAGAACATTAATGTTAATCAAACCTGATGCAGTAAAAAAAGGAGTTGAAGGTAAAATCATAGCTCATGTTCAGGAAAAAGGATTTAAGCTTGTTGCCCTTAAAAAACTAAAATTAACAAAAGAACAGGCTGCACAATTTTATATAGTTCATAAAGAAAGACCTTTTTACGAAGAATTATGCGAATTTATGTCTTCAGGCCCAATTGTTGCTATGGTGTGGGAAGGAGAAAATGCAATAGAAAGAATTAGAGAAATTATGGGGGCAACTAATCCGGAAGAAGCTGCAGAAGGAACATTAAGAAAATTATACGGAACAAATATTGGTGAAAATGCCGTTCATGGCTCTGATTCTAAAGAATCAGCAGACTATGAAATACCATTTTTCTTTAGCAGGTTAGAAATAGTTGAGTAA
- a CDS encoding DUF4149 domain-containing protein, with protein MSKYIDVLILLLIGILIGANIWTTFVVAPVIFSHFDKKAAGDIMNLIFPYYFASGWIIGIVIYTLIGIKSIKDKGIVKRYLGFIIALSILILSHMALHKTVLPMARTINYQYYQLLQENKKAEAEEFHSKFKTVHTVSSIINLFNLALEFYLFQYYFLRSRKEKDSYIS; from the coding sequence TTGAGTAAGTATATAGATGTATTGATTTTACTGCTTATAGGTATCTTAATAGGGGCGAATATCTGGACTACATTTGTTGTGGCCCCTGTGATTTTTTCTCATTTCGATAAAAAAGCCGCTGGCGATATAATGAACCTGATATTTCCTTATTATTTTGCCTCTGGATGGATAATAGGTATAGTTATTTACACTTTAATAGGCATAAAATCCATAAAAGATAAAGGAATAGTAAAAAGATATTTGGGTTTTATAATTGCTCTTTCTATCCTGATTTTATCCCACATGGCACTTCATAAAACAGTTCTTCCTATGGCAAGAACTATAAACTACCAGTATTATCAGCTTCTACAAGAAAATAAAAAAGCTGAAGCAGAGGAATTCCACTCAAAATTTAAAACAGTTCATACTGTCTCAAGCATAATTAATCTGTTTAATCTTGCCCTTGAGTTTTATTTGTTTCAATATTATTTTTTGAGAAGTCGAAAAGAGAAGGATAGTTATATTTCGTAA
- a CDS encoding HAMP domain-containing protein translates to MENRKSVLNEISWIVLGGSVIGSLFVGVLVYFLLNSAGVEDALMKAIYSVVIIQIAFLIPVYLIRMLIDKYIISKIKQVTNALKEVSMGNLDYEIKVEGNDELTELAESFERMRISMKTIIEKLEEGEL, encoded by the coding sequence ATGGAAAACAGAAAATCAGTCTTAAATGAAATATCCTGGATAGTATTAGGTGGTTCTGTTATAGGTTCTCTGTTTGTGGGAGTTCTGGTTTATTTTCTTTTGAACTCAGCAGGAGTTGAAGATGCTTTAATGAAAGCAATTTATTCTGTGGTAATAATACAGATCGCATTTCTTATTCCGGTGTATCTTATCAGAATGCTGATAGACAAATATATAATATCCAAAATTAAACAGGTAACAAATGCATTAAAAGAAGTAAGTATGGGAAATCTGGATTATGAAATCAAAGTAGAAGGAAATGATGAGCTTACCGAGCTTGCAGAATCATTTGAAAGAATGAGAATTAGTATGAAAACTATTATAGAAAAACTTGAAGAGGGCGAGTTATAA
- a CDS encoding roadblock/LC7 domain-containing protein produces the protein MARFDEILQSVVRNSGAEGAVLVSPDGLAIASILPEGVDEDRVAAMGAAILSLGERVTSELNKGNLEQLYVKGTKGYMIFTGIGDLAVLGILAPADAKLGLLLMEIKRAAKQIEESLV, from the coding sequence ATGGCAAGGTTTGATGAGATCCTTCAAAGCGTAGTAAGAAACTCAGGAGCAGAGGGGGCGGTACTTGTTAGTCCAGATGGTTTAGCAATAGCTTCTATATTACCAGAAGGAGTAGATGAAGATAGAGTTGCTGCAATGGGTGCAGCAATACTTTCTCTTGGAGAAAGGGTTACCAGCGAATTAAATAAAGGGAATCTGGAACAGCTATATGTAAAAGGAACAAAGGGATATATGATATTCACCGGAATAGGTGATCTGGCAGTATTAGGAATATTAGCTCCTGCAGATGCCAAATTAGGATTATTACTTATGGAGATAAAGAGGGCAGCAAAACAGATAGAAGAAAGTTTAGTTTAA
- a CDS encoding DUF4388 domain-containing protein, giving the protein MAITGNLETFNFIDIFQILKRDKKDGILVVESPAKKFAVYFKEGDMVYIREVKKVFYIYLDLDFNQVLQKEGITKDELYQYLVSRLPILLGVKKGNFSFTPGFIKYPPDIKPVVPLEKIIMYLSRQLSQDEVDRKISDMKLKFEKTENWEEIAEKSHLSETEKKILSLIDGERTVEDILNETSINKLTLQRILYGFLATGLIRRKKPKTRKIGFDLTKKLLSKIIARIKGL; this is encoded by the coding sequence ATGGCAATAACAGGAAATTTAGAGACTTTTAACTTCATTGATATCTTCCAGATACTAAAACGGGATAAAAAAGATGGAATTCTTGTTGTAGAATCTCCAGCCAAAAAGTTTGCAGTATATTTTAAAGAAGGAGATATGGTATATATACGGGAGGTTAAAAAGGTATTTTATATATATCTTGACCTTGATTTCAACCAGGTATTACAGAAAGAAGGTATAACAAAAGACGAGTTGTATCAATATCTGGTGTCCAGACTCCCTATATTACTTGGTGTTAAAAAAGGGAATTTCTCATTCACCCCTGGATTTATAAAATATCCGCCAGATATAAAACCTGTAGTTCCCCTTGAAAAAATAATAATGTATTTAAGCAGACAATTATCTCAAGATGAGGTAGACCGTAAAATCTCAGATATGAAACTTAAGTTTGAAAAGACAGAAAACTGGGAAGAAATAGCAGAAAAATCTCATTTAAGCGAAACAGAGAAAAAAATACTTTCTCTTATAGATGGAGAAAGAACTGTTGAAGATATTTTAAATGAAACGAGTATAAATAAATTAACTCTTCAAAGAATACTCTATGGTTTTCTTGCTACAGGATTAATCAGAAGGAAAAAACCAAAAACCAGAAAAATAGGATTTGATCTCACTAAAAAGCTTTTATCAAAAATAATAGCAAGGATTAAGGGACTATAA
- a CDS encoding ATP/GTP-binding protein, translating into MTGDKKNTKQKQIKIVIAGPYAAGKTQFINTVSEIETVQTEARTTKKGEKEVKDHTTVAMDFGRITIDDEHVLYLFGTPGQSRFDFMWDILGKGMVGLIVLVDSTDPQTFHEARRIINYFESRYPAPFIVGCNKQDLKGAWDPKDIRIALDLDEDVKVVPLVAKDKESVKNALLILLEEIAKYL; encoded by the coding sequence ATGACAGGAGATAAAAAGAATACGAAACAAAAACAGATAAAAATTGTTATAGCAGGTCCTTATGCTGCAGGAAAAACACAATTTATAAATACAGTAAGTGAGATAGAAACTGTTCAAACAGAAGCCCGAACAACCAAAAAAGGTGAAAAGGAAGTTAAAGATCATACTACTGTTGCAATGGACTTTGGTAGAATTACCATAGATGATGAGCATGTTCTTTATCTGTTTGGAACGCCAGGACAATCCAGATTTGATTTTATGTGGGACATTCTTGGAAAAGGAATGGTGGGACTTATAGTTTTAGTTGATTCAACAGATCCCCAGACTTTTCACGAAGCCCGCAGAATAATAAACTACTTTGAATCAAGATATCCTGCACCTTTTATTGTAGGATGTAATAAGCAAGACTTAAAGGGAGCATGGGATCCTAAAGATATAAGGATTGCCCTTGATTTAGATGAAGATGTTAAAGTGGTTCCACTAGTAGCTAAAGATAAAGAAAGTGTAAAAAATGCTCTTCTGATTTTACTTGAGGAAATAGCAAAATATCTTTAA
- a CDS encoding amidohydrolase — translation MALKEADLIITDIDFVLTMDENLTEFTNADIVIKDGKIIDIGQNKKNEYFGKTIIGKGKIAIPGLINTHTHAAMTLLRGYGSDNPLKVWLEEYIWPAEGQFVSYEFVKDGTEIAVYEMLRTGTTTFVDMYFYENAVADVIKEVGIRGVLSTGILDFPTPGAKTPDEGIAKTIDFIKEYKNHPYVIPAIGPHAPYTCSPETLKKAYKVAEDYDVVYHIHVAETEFEVNTIKEKYGKTPVHHLNDIGVLSERTLAAHMVYPTEDEIDILANKGVKIAHCPESNLKLASGVAPVPTMIEKGVNVAIGTDGTASNDDLDVIGEISTAAKLHKGVNKNPTVVNAKEALLMATRWGAKAILMEDQLGSIEVGKLADIVLIDIKDPHINPIYDPYTQIVYSSNGLDVDTVIVNGEVKVLNKEVLPFDKEYLLEKANYWKEKIKSIKK, via the coding sequence ATGGCTTTAAAAGAGGCTGATTTAATAATTACCGATATAGACTTTGTCCTTACTATGGATGAAAACTTAACAGAATTTACAAATGCAGATATTGTCATAAAAGATGGAAAGATAATAGATATTGGTCAGAATAAAAAGAACGAATATTTTGGTAAAACAATCATAGGAAAGGGGAAAATAGCAATTCCTGGGCTTATTAACACACATACCCATGCAGCAATGACATTACTTAGAGGGTATGGTAGTGATAATCCTCTCAAGGTATGGCTGGAAGAATATATCTGGCCAGCAGAAGGACAGTTTGTCAGTTATGAGTTTGTAAAAGATGGGACAGAGATTGCTGTCTATGAAATGCTCAGAACTGGAACCACAACATTCGTAGATATGTATTTTTATGAAAATGCTGTAGCAGATGTTATAAAAGAGGTGGGGATTAGAGGTGTTTTATCAACCGGTATCCTTGATTTTCCAACTCCTGGGGCAAAAACCCCAGATGAAGGAATAGCAAAGACTATCGATTTTATCAAAGAATACAAAAATCATCCTTATGTTATTCCTGCCATCGGTCCCCATGCACCTTATACCTGTTCACCTGAAACTCTGAAAAAGGCCTATAAAGTGGCTGAAGATTATGATGTTGTATACCACATACATGTTGCAGAAACAGAATTTGAGGTTAATACAATAAAAGAAAAGTATGGTAAAACACCAGTTCACCACTTAAATGATATTGGGGTGTTATCCGAAAGAACTCTGGCAGCTCATATGGTCTATCCAACGGAGGATGAGATAGATATTCTTGCAAATAAAGGAGTGAAGATTGCCCATTGTCCAGAAAGTAATCTAAAACTTGCCTCAGGTGTGGCTCCTGTTCCTACAATGATTGAAAAAGGTGTTAATGTAGCTATAGGCACAGATGGAACTGCATCAAATGATGACCTTGATGTTATAGGTGAAATTTCTACAGCTGCTAAACTTCACAAAGGAGTTAATAAAAATCCTACCGTTGTAAATGCAAAAGAGGCTCTCCTTATGGCAACCAGATGGGGAGCAAAGGCAATACTGATGGAAGACCAGCTTGGTTCTATTGAGGTTGGAAAGCTGGCAGACATTGTTTTGATTGATATTAAAGATCCCCATATAAATCCTATTTATGACCCTTACACCCAGATTGTATATTCCTCAAATGGTCTGGATGTTGATACTGTTATTGTAAATGGAGAAGTTAAAGTATTAAATAAAGAAGTTCTACCTTTTGATAAAGAATATCTTTTAGAAAAAGCAAATTACTGGAAAGAAAAAATAAAATCAATCAAAAAATAA
- a CDS encoding DUF3108 domain-containing protein encodes MIFLLISGISFASELQKDCYKISYLFFNVARSCISYEITNKEIKTSAKAYTVGFLKLLKDIKYEGSSLSDRNFNSKKFYFYKKEKSYIEIHDYIFDKKWVYFKKVMIEGANGKTIKDKVKNKNFMDPLTATLYYYRQIISNKPIKKRIFFNGKSYFVPYIKRKLLEIKKNKVIYVEIDPTRINVGGILQPTGIWKLWIDAKKPRLYKAEIKIKVGTVKIDLEK; translated from the coding sequence TTGATTTTTTTACTTATTAGCGGAATTTCTTTTGCATCTGAATTGCAAAAAGACTGTTATAAAATCTCTTACTTGTTTTTTAATGTTGCCAGAAGTTGTATCTCGTATGAAATAACAAATAAAGAAATAAAAACCTCTGCAAAAGCATATACAGTAGGATTTCTGAAACTACTAAAAGATATTAAATATGAAGGAAGCTCTTTATCCGATAGGAATTTTAATTCAAAAAAGTTTTATTTTTATAAAAAAGAGAAATCCTATATTGAGATACATGATTATATCTTTGATAAAAAATGGGTATATTTCAAAAAAGTCATGATTGAAGGAGCAAATGGAAAAACAATAAAAGATAAAGTAAAAAATAAGAATTTTATGGATCCTCTCACTGCAACACTTTATTATTACAGGCAAATAATAAGCAATAAACCTATTAAAAAAAGAATCTTTTTTAATGGAAAAAGTTATTTTGTGCCTTATATAAAAAGGAAACTATTGGAAATTAAGAAAAATAAAGTTATCTATGTAGAGATTGATCCAACAAGGATAAATGTAGGAGGAATTCTCCAGCCAACAGGTATATGGAAATTATGGATAGATGCAAAAAAACCAAGACTATACAAAGCAGAAATAAAAATAAAAGTAGGGACAGTAAAAATAGATTTGGAAAAATAA
- a CDS encoding 2-oxoacid:ferredoxin oxidoreductase subunit beta, producing MEYIRLQEKLPPKEYRSDIEPTWCPGCGDFGVVTALTKAFSEERLDPTAITLTSGIGCSSRLPLWMNAFGIHTAHGRALPAAVGARLARPDVPVIVTAGDGDIFSIGMEHFPHAARKNFDITLIVMDNRMYALTKNQTSPTSRHGYKGSLNPYGNIEDPMNVISFAIASGATFVAQSYAGNPKHLAETIQAAIEHKGFSFVNVLSPCPTFNKIDTFKYYKGRLIDINKDLGHDPTDRKAAMALAEHVLDADNPELEDAEPFKGKRPIGIFLKEEKETFEERVAKLQEKFRPASGEPDWNEILAQYRP from the coding sequence ATGGAATATATCAGACTACAGGAAAAACTCCCACCAAAAGAATACAGAAGTGATATCGAACCAACATGGTGCCCAGGTTGTGGAGACTTTGGAGTTGTTACAGCTTTAACAAAAGCATTTTCAGAAGAAAGACTTGACCCAACAGCCATCACACTAACTTCCGGAATTGGATGTTCTTCAAGGCTTCCACTCTGGATGAATGCTTTTGGTATTCACACTGCACACGGTAGAGCATTACCTGCCGCTGTTGGAGCAAGATTGGCAAGACCTGACGTTCCAGTTATCGTTACAGCTGGAGACGGAGATATTTTCTCAATAGGTATGGAACACTTCCCACACGCAGCAAGAAAGAATTTTGATATAACACTCATAGTTATGGATAACAGAATGTACGCTCTTACAAAAAATCAGACTTCTCCAACATCAAGACATGGATACAAAGGTTCATTAAACCCTTACGGAAACATTGAAGACCCTATGAACGTTATATCTTTTGCTATCGCATCAGGAGCTACATTTGTAGCTCAGTCTTATGCAGGAAATCCAAAACATCTTGCAGAAACTATTCAGGCTGCAATAGAGCATAAAGGATTTTCTTTTGTTAACGTTCTTTCTCCTTGTCCAACATTCAACAAAATAGATACATTTAAATACTACAAAGGAAGACTTATTGATATCAACAAAGATCTTGGACACGACCCAACAGATAGAAAAGCAGCTATGGCTTTAGCTGAACACGTTCTTGATGCAGACAATCCAGAACTTGAAGATGCAGAACCATTCAAAGGGAAAAGACCTATCGGAATATTCCTTAAAGAAGAAAAAGAAACATTTGAAGAAAGAGTTGCAAAACTCCAGGAAAAGTTCAGACCAGCATCCGGAGAGCCAGACTGGAACGAAATACTTGCTCAATACAGACCATAA